A window from Fragaria vesca subsp. vesca linkage group LG5, FraVesHawaii_1.0, whole genome shotgun sequence encodes these proteins:
- the LOC101306728 gene encoding uncharacterized protein LOC101306728 — translation MDNIENLESYRMYRDACIGDEFMEPVSELTEPNVEDLVKEAEFPLYTGCPSTKMSATVMFYKFKAKNSLTDDGYEELLKMVRSLLPPDNLLPSSLSSTKKLLKAFDLGYEKIHACVNDCCLFRKKLEKVETCPTCDASRWKVNKHTQKIEEGVPAKVLRYFPIIPRFRRMFKDSEKAEQLTWHHTHKSQDGKMRHPVDSLAWKKVDSKWPSFAKDPRNLRLGFSADGFNPFGDRNSQYSCWPVTLVAYNLPPSLCMVKEHLLLTLLIPGPKQPGNNIDVYLEPLIEDLKELWVNGVSTYDAFTKSTFNLKALLLWTINDFPAYGNLSRYSTHGRKACPVCGVQTSSQWLPNGRKHAFMCNRRFLAHDHPYRYNKTWFDGTEEHRVRPRKLTGSEVFQVVKNIRNEWGKKVGSCTRKKKKKVGISNNRKRRRNGVKKSLANEIDADSCEKSDDDGDDDSDDPLKPSKRWKKKSIFFELPYWEILLLRHNLDMMHIEKNICESIIGTLLNMKGKTKDNLNSRKDLKVLGIKKKLHLKEDGSNKCKSDAAPYMLSKKEKKIFCKRLAMLRLLDGYCSNLANRVSLQDNRITNLKSHDCHVLIQQILAVALKGLLPKGPRLAISRLCSFFHQLCQRETEKKDIGILDEEIAETICMFERFFPPSFFDIMVHLPIHLAQEALIGGPVHFRWMYPFERFMKDLKGYVRNRSNPEGCIAEKYLAEEITRFCSGYIKGAAEICVKTRRNEDFEDETILEGRPLGQGKLKPLSSSMLDIAHRFVWTNTSEIDPWREMHREQLKCSDTRLEHDENLLEQRHLDTFSGWLASKVKFGDSIGMSDTVKWIACRPKADVISHTGFIINGNQFQTEAIEKTTQNSGVFVEADTICRASAKDNLQKMDRVSYYGVIRDIILLDYRKFKICLFDCYWANIGTGVKVEDGFTLVNLHKGQHQFDRDPFIFASQAKQVFYSRESDTSNWHVVLRAPRRGFFQNDGVDESTDIPVDVSDIDSDSECEDCDGNDSEEMNSGDSDSE, via the exons ATGGATAATATTGAAAATTTGGAATCATATAGAATGTACAGAGATGCATGTATAGGTGATGAATTTATGGAACCTGTATCTGAACTAACAGAGCCTAATGTTGAAGATTTAGTGAAAGAAGCAGAATTTCCTTTATACACTGGTTGTCCTTCCACAAAGATGTCAGCAACAGTGATGTTTTACAAGTTTAAGGCAAAAAATAGTTTAACTGACGATGGCTATGAAGAACTTCTAAAGATGGTTCGTAGTTTGCTACCTCCAGATAACTTACTTCCTAGTTCTTTATCTTCAACAAAAAAATTACTCAAAGCATTTGATCTAGGCTATGAGAAGATTCATGCTTGTGTTAATGATTGTTGTTTATTTAGAAAGAAACTAGAGAAAGTGGAGACTTGTCCTACTTGTGATGCTTCTCGATGGAAAGTTAATAAGCACACACAGAAGATTGAGGAAGGGGTCCCTGCGAAGGTGTTGAGATATTTTCCTATTATCCCGAGGTTTAGAAGAATGTTTAAGGACTCTGAAAAAGCTGAGCAGCTTACATGGCATCACACTCACAAAAGTCAAGATGGGAAAATGCGTCATCCAGTTGACTCACTTGCATGGAAGAAGGTTGATAGCAAGTGGCCTTCATTTGCAAAAGATCCCCGTAATCTTAGACTTGGTTTTTCAGCAGATGGATTTAATCCGTTTGGTGATCGTAATTCCCAATACAGTTGTTGGCCTGTGACCTTGGTTGCATATAACCTTCCCCCATCATTATGCATGGTTAAGGAACATCTATTGTTGACATTACTAATCCCTGGTCCTAAGCAACCGGGGAATAACATTGATGTATACTTGGAACCACTTATCGAAGATTTGAAAGAGCTATGGGTCAATGGGGTTAGTACATATGATGCATTCACCAAGTCTACCTTCAACTTGAAAGCTCTGTTGCTTTGGACGATAAATGATTTTCCTGCTTATGGGAATTTGTCAAGGTATTCCACTCATGGAAGGAAAGCTTGTCCAGTATGTGGTGTTCAAACATCCTCACAATGGCTGCCAAATGGAAGAAAGCATGCATTTATGTGTAATAGGAGGTTTCTTGCACATGATCATCCATATAGGTACAACAAAACTTGGTTTGATGGAACTGAGGAACATAGAGTGAGGCCTAGAAAGCTGACCGGTTCAGAGGTATTTCAGGTAGTTAAGAATATTAGAAATGAATGGGGTAAGAAGGTTGGGTCTTGCACAAGAAAAAAGAAAAAAAAGGTCGGTATTAGTAATAACAGAAAAAGGAGAAGAAATGGAGTTAAGAAAAGTTTAGCCAATGAAATAGATGCTGATTCATGTGAAAAATCGGATGATGATGGTGATGATGACAGTGATGATCCTTTGAAGCCTTCAAAGAGATGGAAGAAGAAATCAATATTCTTTGAGTTACCATATTGGGAG ATTTTGTTATTGCGACATAATTTAGATATGATGCACATTGAAAAAAATATATGTGAAAGCATCATTGGCACTTTACTCAACATGAAGGGGAAAACAAAGGATAACCTGAATTCTCGCAAAGATTTGAAAGTGTTGGGTATCAAAAAGAAATTGCACCTAAAAGAAGATGGTTCCAACAAATGTAAAAGTGATGCAGCACCTTACATGCTTTCAAAGAAAGAGAAGAAAATATTTTGTAAGAGGCTAGCGATGTTAAGATTACTAGATGGGTATTGTTCCAACCTTGCAAATCGTGTCTCTTTGCAAGATAACAGGATAACGAATTTGAAGTCACATGATTGTCACGTTTTGATCCAACAGATTCTTGCAGTAGCTTTGAAAGGACTTCTGCCCAAAGGTCCTAGACTTGCAATTTCCCGCTTGTGCTCTTTTTTCCATCAGTTATGTCAGAGAGAGACTGAGAAGAAAGATATAGGTATTCTTGATGAAGAAATTGCAGAGACTATTTGTATGTTTGAAAGATTCTTTCCTCCCTCTTTCTTTGACATTATGGTTCACTTACCAATTCATCTTGCACAAGAAGCTCTTATTGGTGGCCCTGTGCATTTTCGTTGGATGTACCCCTTTGAAAG GTTTATGAAGGACTTAAAAGGATATGTTCGGAATCGATCAAATCCTGAAGGATGCATAGCTGAAAAGTATTTGGCAGAAGAGATAACACGTTTTTGTAGTGGATATATTAAAGGAGCAGCTGAAATATGTGTTAAAACTAGACGTAATGAGGATTTTGAGGATGAAACAATACTTGAAGGGCGACCACTTGGTCAGGGGAAGCTAAAACCACTCAGTTCTTCTATGTTAGATATTGCTCATCGATTTGTGTGGACTAATACCTCAGAAATCGATCCATGGAGAGA AATGCACAGGGAACAACTGAAGTGTTCAGACACACGTCTTGAGCATGATGAAAACCTTCTTGAACAGAGACATCTTGATACCTTTAGTGGATGGTTAGCTAGTAAGGTTAAGTTCGGTGATAGTATTGGTATGTCTGATACAGTGAAGTGGATTGCTTGTCGGCCAAAAGCAGATGTGATTTCTCATACAGGCTTTATTATCAATGGGAACCAATTTCAAACAGAGGCTATTGAGAAGACCACACAAAACAGTGGTGTTTTTGTTGAGGCAGACACTATTTGTCGAGCAAGTGCAAAGGATAATTTACAGAAGATGGACAGAGTGTCCTACTATGGTGTTATAAGAGACATAATTCTGCTAGACTACCGTAAATTTAAGATCTGTTTATTTGATTGTTATTGGGCTAACATAGGAACTGGTGTCAAAGTGGAAGATGGTTTTACATTAGTGAACCTTCACAAGGGGCAACATCAATTCGATCGAGACCCTTTTATTTTTGCATCACAGGCGAAACAAGTGTTTTATTCAAGAGAGAGTGACACTTCGAATTGGCATGTTGTACTCAGAGCACCACGAAGAGGTTTTTTTCAAAATGATGGTGTCGATGAAAGCACTGACATACCGGTCGATGTATCAGATATAGACAGTGACAGTGAGTGTGAAGATTGTGATGGAAATGATAGTGAGGAAATGAATTCG GGTGACAGTGACTCTGAGTGA